The nucleotide window CGCACCAGTCCCTGTCCTCGGCGAGGCGGCGCGCCGCGACCGCCACGGTGAGGGCCGCCCTGTAGGGGTGGCCCATCTTGATCGTCGCGCTGGCGCCCTCGAGCGCCTGCATATGGATGTTTTTCCCGGCCGGCATGCCTGCGGCCGCGGTCTCGATCGCGGTCTCGGGTTCGATCCCGGCGAGCACCCCGAGATATGCGAAGGCCACGGCGTTCCTCAGATCCATCCTGGCATTCGGCCGGTATTCCCCGCCCAGCCTGTCGGCGATCTGCTCCGCCATCTGCGATGCCGTGAGCGTCGGGGCCTCCGTGTCGAGCTTTGCCCTCTCCGCCTCCACGATCCCCTTCATCGAAGGGGCGTACCGGTTGAGCAGCTCCTGCGCGGCGGCTCCGCCGCGCCTGAGGCGCGCGATCGTGTGCTGCAGGTGGTAGAAGGAGAGCCTGGACTCCAGCGGGATGTCGTTGCCGAGCATGAGAACCATCCTGCCCATCTCGGCGATGTTCTGGAACTGCGCGTCCTCGATGAAAAGGGGGTCGCGGGCCTCCATGGCCTCGGCAAAGACCCTCTGGAGGATTCGCTCGATCGCCTCGGGCCTAAACTCCCCGCCCGCTTTACTGGAGGCGGGGTCGGAGAGGATGTCGTCGACCCAGTGCTGCTTTGCACCGCCCGACAGCTCGCGGCGCAACTCATCGACGGTCCCGTCGAAGCCGACATCCTTCAGCCTCTCAGGTCCCCCATCGATCGCCTCCGATTCCGCCATCGCCCTTTCGAAAAACTCGAGTTTCTTGAAGTCCAGCCCCCTGTTGAACTCCGCGTCCCCGTTCCTGTGCAGATCCAGGAGGGTGCCCGCGTTTATGTCGAGCGTCACCGCGTCCTCGATGCTGCCGCTGTTCAGCTGGAGCGTGGAGATCATCGTCATCGCGGCCGCGTCCCTCCCCGGGCTTCCCCCGAACCACTTCAAAGCCTTGGCCGGATCGGTCAGCATCTGGCTGACCACGGCCGGGTAGTACGACGCGCAGTCGGAGAATATCTCGTAGACCCCGGCCTCGTCGAATCCGGCCCTGAGCGACATCATCATGAAGTCCACGAGACTCGAGAAACTCACGTCCGCCACGTGCCTGGCCACCGGCCTCCCGAATTGCGGCATCTCGTCCCCCAGGAGGAAGGCGGCCGATTGGGCCATTATCCTCATCCTGAAGAACTCCGGGTTCACAGCCCCCTCGTGGCGCCGCGCCTCCTCGAATCCCCGGAGCGACGAGTAGATCCAGGCGTAAGCCAGCCCCTCCGGATCCAGCGAGAGCCCCGACGCGATCGCGTGGACCTCCGCGTGCCCCCTCGGCAGCGCCGACCCCTCCGCATAACGGGCCATCGCCTCCGGCGCCGCTTTGGCGTCGCGGGCCATCGCGCCGACGTTGCCGTCGAACCTCAGATAGAGGATCTCCGAGAGTATCTTCGCGAACTCGTCGCGCTGCATGCGCAGGTCGACGAGGTCGGCGAGCGAAGGCATGTGCGGCTGGAACTCAGAGGTCTCGTCGAAGAGCGACGCGATGCCGGGGAGGGGCCGCATCAATGCGTTCACGTCGTGCAGATAGTCCCTCGGCGGCTCCCCGAGTACGAACGGGTCCCAGGCGCCGTCGTCGGCCGCCGCCTCCGGACCGCGCGCGAGCACCGAACCGTCGAGGTCCAGGGCGCCGAGCATGAAGGACGGCCCGTCCTGAGGGGCTGCCGGCAGGATGTTCTCGTCAAAAGACCTGAAAGGATACTGCACGCGATAGGTGTCGGACATAGCGCCTCCCGATCAAGGTTGAAAGCCCGGCCCCATGTCTCGGCCGGACCGCAGAAATGTTGCCTGAAAAATTCGCTCAGCCGTTGATGCCCTTGAAGACCACCCTCGGCGCGTCGAACCAGAGCTTCTCGAGCTGGTAGTGTTCCCGGTCCGCCTGGTAGAAGACGTGGGTCACCACGTCGCCGTAATCCAGGAGCGCCCAGCGGCCCGAGCGCACCCCCTCCTCGCCGATCGGCCTTCGGCCGGCATCCTTGAGCCCCTCCTCTATCGCCTCGGCTATGGCCTGGACCTGCCGGTCGGAGCTCCCGCTCGCTATCACGAAGAAGTCGGTGAAGCTCGTGAGCTTTCGCAGGTCCAGCACGGCTATGTCCATCGCCTTGTGGTCGGAGGCGATCTTCGCGATCCTGCGCGCCAGCGTGCGAGTGGTCATCTATTCCTCCCGTCCCTTTGCTCCCCGCAGGGCCTTCGCCACCTCTGTCAGAAGCTCGCCCAGCCCCTCGTGGGTGGGGGCCGATATCGCAATCGCCCGCCCAACCCCGACGCGGCTGAGCCCGGCCTCCGCCTCCGCCCTTCGCTCGCGCGCCTCGGGCAGGTCCATCTTCGTGAGCACCACTATCTCCGGCCGCCCGCGGAGTTCCTCGCTGTACGCGCCGAGCTCGCCCCTGATGGCGGAGTAGCCGGCCGCCGCGTCCTCGTGCGAAGGGTCGGTCGGGTCTATGAGGTGGAGTATTATGCGCGTCCTCTCTATGTGCTTGAGAAACTGTATCCCCATGCCCGCGCCCTCGTGCGCTCCCTCTATGAGCCCCGGGATGTCCGCGATCACGAAGCCCGCTCCGTCGGGGCCCTTCGCCATCCCGAGGCACGGGGTCTTCGTCGTGAAGGGATAGGCGGCGATCTTCGGCCTCGCGTTCGACAGCGCGGAGATCAGCGTGGACTTGCCCGCGTTTGGCAGCCCCACGAGCCCCACGTCCGCCAGCAGCTTGAGCGTAAGCCTGAGTCTGCGCCTCTCCCCCTTCGTCCCGGGCGTGTGCTCCCTCGGCGCCTGGTGGGTGGAGGAGGCAAAGCGCATGTTGCCCAGCCCCCCCTTGCCGCCGGCGGCGGCCGTCCATTCGATGCCGGGCCTGTCCAGGTCGGCCAGGATCTCTCCGGTGTCCGCGTCGTGAACCTCTGTCCCGGCGGGGAGGCGGACCAGGCAGGACTCCCCCGCGGCGCCGTACATCTGTTTTCCCTTTCCGTGTCCCCCGCGGCCCGCCTTGAAATGCCTCTTGTATCGCACGTCCATGAGGGTGGTGAGGCCGCCGTCGGTGCGGAAGACGACGCTCCCGCCGTCGCCGCCGTCGCCGCCGTCCGGGCCCCCGCGCGGGACGTACTTCTCCCTGCGGAAGCTCGCGCACCCGTTGCCGCCGTCGCCGGCCGTCACTTCAATTATGGCTTCGTCGATGAATTTCATAAAATCCGTGACTCGTGACTGGTGACTCGTGACAGATAATAAAAAAGATGCGGAGGTCACCGGTCACTTGTCACATGTTACGTGTTACGGCCTCGCAAGAAAAAACCCTCTGACGGGCAGAGGGTCTCTATTCAGACTAAGGCCCGCAGCGGCTACTTTGCGGCGGGCACCACGTTCGCGAACTTTCTGTCGTTGCGGCCGTTGGTGAAATTGAGGACGCCGTCCGCGGTGGCAAAGAGAGTGTAGTCCTTGCCGATCCCCACGTTCTCGCCCGGATGGATCTTGGTGCCGCACTGCCTTATGATGATGTTGCCCGCGCGGACAAACTCGCCGCCGAAACGCTTCACCCCGCGGCGCTGGGCGTTGCTGTCGCGCCCGTTCTTCGCCGAACCTGCCGATTTTTTATGTGCCATGCTCTTATCCCACTTTCTCCGCTTCTTCGCTTCTTCGCTTCTCAGCCTCTCGGCTTCTTACGCATTTATCTTCGTGATCTTCAGCTCAGTGTACGGCTGGCGGTGGCCGACCTTCTTCTCGTAGCCCTTGCGCCTCTTCTTCTTGTAGACAAGGACCTTCTTGTCGCGCGCCTGGCGCACGATCGTGGCCTCGACCGATGCGCCCGAGAGGAGCGGCCGGCCGATCTTCGGCGTTCCGTTCCCGCCGATGAAGAGGACCTCGTCGAGCATGAGCGCCGCACCGGCCTCGCCGTCGAGTTTCTCGACCTTGAGGTTTGCGCCCTCGGTGACCTTGTACTGCTTTCCGCCTGTTTTGATGACTGCGTACACGGGAAACTCCCTTATTAATCAATCAATTTGCCCTGAGGGGCGGGCATCTCTAGCCCATATTCCGCTTTCAAGTCAAGGTTTTTTAGAGAAACCGAGCAACAAACAAGCCTTGTCTGCCGAGAATCATAGTGGAGGCGTTGTGAAAACCCTTTTATTCCTTATATGTACGTGCCTGGCCCTCATCGCAGCACCGTGCTATGCCCAGGAGAAAGAGAAATCGCCCGAGGAGCAGAAATCCCCGGTCCTGGCAGCCCTGCAGATGATAGCGGAGGGGACCACGATGCATGAGCGGACCGCCCCAAACGTGAGCTTCCACCTCGGCCCCACCAAGACCTTCATCACGATATCGTTTTGAGGGTTACCAGAAACAATCTGATAGTTACTGGTAGTTGTCCGGGTTTATGTGCCCGTGCGGAGCATCGCTGCGGCCGACATCATGGGCACCGCTGCGACCGAAGGCGCAAGCGGCCGGAAGGGCATCGCGAACGCAGGATTGATCTCAGGGAGCATCGAATCCCTGTACATCACCGCACCGGTGGCCAGTGGAGACGGCTTGGGGCGCTTCTCGTGGCGGTCGAGGAAGTGGACGCGAGCGCGGCCGATTCCAAGGCCCTGCGCATGCTCGACAATGTCCTCGTCGAACTCCGCAAGCCTCGCGAATCCGCCGGCAGTATAGGCCCTCTCCACGAGCAGGTGCTCCCTGCCCTCTTCATCGCGCGTCACCTCGAGCATGCGCCTGGCCATCACCTCGCCGTCTATTATGTGGTTCGCCAGCTTGAACTGGCCCCACATAAGCTTGTTCAGCGGCTGGCCGCGACCGTTCGTCGAGTCTGCGTAGAGACTCGATAGCCGCTGGCAGGTCTCGGTTGGGATCATGCCGTGAAACGCGATCTTTTCCACCAGCCCGGTTATCTCGGTGAGCGCCGCCTTCTTCGCCGTCTTCACGCCCCTGGTGAGGCCGGTGACGAGGTTCTTGAGATCGACGCGGGCATTGGCAAAGAGGTCGCCGTAGGTCTCGCGTATCTGTGCGTACCCCTTCTCCATGATGTCGTGGAGCCGCTTCGCCTCCTCCATGTCCGCATCGCCGCTCTTCAGTTTCTCTGTCAGCGCACGCAGACCGTCCGGGAGCTCCTTGAATTCGCCGTCCGCTCCCGGCGTCGAGTTCACGTGCACGGCGAGCTGCCCTGCCGCCTGTCCCATCACAATGGCCTTCGCCTCGCTCTCGTCGACAGACTCGCCAGTGTTATGACGCAACTTCTTCCACTCCGTGCGCCAGCGCCCCACGAAATCAGGAGAAAACCCGAGCTGATCCCGCATCCTGTCGTATCGTTTCAGATAATGCAGATTACCTTCAAGGACAGGGCTCATGACGAGATCCGAGATCAGCGACCTGAGTATCCGGACCCCTTCCTCATCCATGAACGACGCGGACTGGGCAAACAGGAGCAGAAGGCCCTTGTCGGAGAGGAATCCGCGGACTTCCTGCGCATGGCGCCATTTCCTCGAGGACTCCCTGCCCTCCGGCTGCCCGTCCCTGAAGAGCAGGTCCACTGCCCTGTCGTCCCCGATCCTCTCGCGCAGGAATGCAAGGAGCGTCTTCTCGACACCTGACCTTAGGGCTGCCCGCGTATCGCCTTCCAGATCCCTGTGTGATCTGTAGAACTCCCTGCCCACCTCTTTCGGCAGCGAATCCAGCGCAGTCAGGGCCCTGAGCGTGCGAAGGGTGTTGCGCACGGACTTCCACTTGCCGGGATCGGTCGCCTCGAACACCCTGCTCATCACTTCTATCTTCTCGAAGGTCCAATCGCCAAGCATGTCCAGGACCGTCATGACCGAGTCGCGAAATCCGATGAAACCCGGTTGAGCGGCAAAGCCGCGCAGGTTGCGCGCGGCTTTCTCCGAAAAGCCCATGAGCTCCAGGTCCGCTACCCAGCTGCCGGACTCGAACCCGGCCTTGAAGAATCCGACAGAGGAGAGGTGATAAAAAGTCTGCTTAAAAACACCGGCGAAGCATTTCTTATCACTACAATTCCCCATGTACCATCTCAGGGATTTGTCAGCCGCACTGGCGACCGGACCCTCTGCCCTGAATTTTCTGGCCAGCAACCCATATATATGGGCCACAGATTTAATCACCCTTGTCGAATGGATTTTGTAGCTGTACCCGGGATTCAGAATCTCTATAATAGTTTGTGCGCCCTTGTAGACCTCAGGTGAGTTGTCTTCGAGTCTGTGAGCAAAGCGCGCATACGCTTCCAGGACATCCGCCACAACATCTTCCGACTGATTCCACTCCAGCATAAGTCCGCGCATTGCCGCAGCGCCTTCATGGATCTCCGGTGCTCCCTCCGCGAACTTCTTCAACAGCGCCGAATAGACACGGGCTGCCAGGCTCCGCACACGCTGTTCAGGGTACCTCATCAGACCGCGCAGGGCCTCGGCCTCGCGATAGAACTCGGGCGATGCCCCTGCAAACCTCTCTGAAAGCCTGACATAGGCATCCGCCGCTGTACCGCGCACATTCTGTTGAGGGTCCATCATCAGCCCGCGCAGGGCCGCAGCCTCCTCATAGACCTCGGGCGAACCCACCGCGAACTTCATGCACAGCCTCTCATAGCCATGAATCTCCGCATTTGTTCGCACCGCCCTTTCAGGATCTGTCATCAGCCTGCGCAGGAGAAAGGCGCCCATATGGACGTCGGCCGAGTCCTCTTTGAATTTCGCCGACAGGATGCCATAGGTATAAGCTGCCTCGCTGCGCACATCCCATTCGGGATCTTTCATCAGCCTGCGCAATTCCGAGGCGCCCAGCGCGACCTCGGCCGAACCCTCTGCGAATCTATCTGACAGCATTTGGTAGGCAAGGATGGCGCGGACGCGTACACCCTGTTCGGTGTCCGCCATCAGCCTGCGCAGGGCAGCCGCCTCTCTGCAGGTCTCGGGCGACGCGTCTGCGAACCTCTCCGAAAGCTTCCCGTAGGTACCGGCGGATCTGTTGAGCACATCGCCCTCGGGGTCCGTCATCAGCCTGCGCAGGGCCTCGGCCTCGCGATAGACTCCTGCAGAGCCCTGAACGAATTTCTTCGACAACATCTTGTAGGCCTCGGCTGCATCGTAACGCACACCGTCTTTGGCATCCCTCATGAGCATGCGCAGGGCCGCAGCGCCGAGATAGACCTCGGCAGAGCCCTCGATGAACTTCTCCGACAGGGCCCCGTAGGTCCTGGCCGCAAACACGCGCTGGCCTTCCTTGTGGGAACGCATCACCCTGCGCAAAGCCTCGGCTTCGTTTATTACCTCGGGCGGCTCCACCGCAGCCGCTGTCGACTTCGGGCGGAATAGGGAGCCGACCAGCCCGGCTATTCCGCTGAAAAAGGTCTCGACCGGCCCGGCCCGCACGTAGGCGTCAACACCTCCCTCATCAAGCAGAGATGGATCGATCACGGAGGGCCGCGTATCGTCCTCTCTCGGACGCGCCAAAGGCCGCTCGGCCACTATTTTCACGTCGTCGGACATCCCCCGACTCCTGTGCGCGCCCGGACGGGCGCGGGAAAGGTCGAACATATATGTTATCGGCGGAATTTTGAGGAAGTTGCGGGATTTGGGAGAGCTGAAAGCGGGGATGATATATTTAAGGATATCAATGAGTTAAATATTAAGGAGCGATGGGAATGCGAACCAATGCGATGGTGAGGCGATTAACTACTTCTCCACCACATCGAATTGATCGAGGCAACCCGCGGAATAGAGGGGAATGGAAAGCAATCCATATTTCAACGAAACCCCATCTGGCAATGTCACGTCATGATGTTCAAGATTCAGATTTCCGCCATAAATTCGCACGCCGAAATCAGCGCCGCTGCGGTAAAGGTATTGATGCAGCGATTTGAGGGCCCCGTGGCTCCCAGCCTTCACCTCCACCGGGATGAGCCGTTCGCCCCTCTGCAGGAGAAAATCCAGCTGGGAGGTCGTATCCTTCTCTTCCCGAATCCAGAAATACGGCGTCACGCGATGATGCGCGTCCATCGCAAGCAGCTCCTGCCCCACAAATGCCTCGGCCAATCCGCCGCCGAACGCCGGATCCATCAACCGCTTCCGGACCTGATCTTCGGTGAGATTCAAGACATGCGTGCACAGCCCAATGTCGAGGTGCAGCGCCTTCGGCGCTGCCTTGGGCTTCTTCACAAGAGGCGCCAGAGTCCGCGTCGTGGGCCAGACGCGTTCGACGAGCATAGCCTCATGGAGAATGGAAAATGCATTTGAAATATCTTTAGATCGCGTCTGATCTTCGGAGAGACGCGAATATTTGATGCGCACGCCGATCTGAAACGGGACACGATCCCAGACGAGTTTGAGATGCTCCACCTCGGAGCGCTTCGAGTACTTGACGAAGTCGTCATGAAA belongs to Pseudomonadota bacterium and includes:
- the obgE gene encoding GTPase ObgE, with translation MKFIDEAIIEVTAGDGGNGCASFRREKYVPRGGPDGGDGGDGGSVVFRTDGGLTTLMDVRYKRHFKAGRGGHGKGKQMYGAAGESCLVRLPAGTEVHDADTGEILADLDRPGIEWTAAAGGKGGLGNMRFASSTHQAPREHTPGTKGERRRLRLTLKLLADVGLVGLPNAGKSTLISALSNARPKIAAYPFTTKTPCLGMAKGPDGAGFVIADIPGLIEGAHEGAGMGIQFLKHIERTRIILHLIDPTDPSHEDAAAGYSAIRGELGAYSEELRGRPEIVVLTKMDLPEARERRAEAEAGLSRVGVGRAIAISAPTHEGLGELLTEVAKALRGAKGREE
- the rsfS gene encoding ribosome silencing factor, with translation MTTRTLARRIAKIASDHKAMDIAVLDLRKLTSFTDFFVIASGSSDRQVQAIAEAIEEGLKDAGRRPIGEEGVRSGRWALLDYGDVVTHVFYQADREHYQLEKLWFDAPRVVFKGING
- the rpmA gene encoding 50S ribosomal protein L27 — translated: MAHKKSAGSAKNGRDSNAQRRGVKRFGGEFVRAGNIIIRQCGTKIHPGENVGIGKDYTLFATADGVLNFTNGRNDRKFANVVPAAK
- a CDS encoding ATP-binding protein; this translates as MFRRHLEASLNEWKNGAHRKPLVIRGARQTGKTTLVHQFAGQFNSFIELNLEKDALRRIFAEVSDIRDIVRSIEGVTNQRIVPGETLLFIDEIQNSVSAIKLLRYFYEEMPGLHVIAAGSLLEVRMKDEGWSFPVGRVEFRYLYPVTFEEFLEALGEDLILKEMRGQRIGRTIPQPVHEKLLGLVALYMTVGGMPEAVGRYVETKSIKDVRVVHDALHSSFHDDFVKYSKRSEVEHLKLVWDRVPFQIGVRIKYSRLSEDQTRSKDISNAFSILHEAMLVERVWPTTRTLAPLVKKPKAAPKALHLDIGLCTHVLNLTEDQVRKRLMDPAFGGGLAEAFVGQELLAMDAHHRVTPYFWIREEKDTTSQLDFLLQRGERLIPVEVKAGSHGALKSLHQYLYRSGADFGVRIYGGNLNLEHHDVTLPDGVSLKYGLLSIPLYSAGCLDQFDVVEK
- the rplU gene encoding 50S ribosomal protein L21 produces the protein MYAVIKTGGKQYKVTEGANLKVEKLDGEAGAALMLDEVLFIGGNGTPKIGRPLLSGASVEATIVRQARDKKVLVYKKKRRKGYEKKVGHRQPYTELKITKINA